A window of Jannaschia sp. M317 contains these coding sequences:
- a CDS encoding L-threonylcarbamoyladenylate synthase, with protein MIRLTPPDGVAAAAELLRAGKLVAFPTETVYGLGADATDGQAVAKIYAAKGRPSFNPLIVHLPDAEEAEALVTMGPEARALAAAFWPGPLTLVLPLRPGAGVASLVTAGLDTVALRVPAAPLARDLLRAVGRPVAAPSANLSGRISATRADHVIDGLSGRIDAVLDGGACDVGLESTILRPDPAVLLREGGLPAERIEAILGYPLTRDVTPGRVQAPGQLASHYAPGAPVRLDISHRAPDAVLIGFGPVAGDLSLSPDGDLTEAAASLFDALHRADALARARGHHRIDVAPIPDRGLGRAINDRLRRAAAPRP; from the coding sequence TTGATCCGTTTGACCCCGCCTGACGGCGTGGCGGCAGCGGCCGAGCTGTTGCGGGCGGGCAAGCTCGTCGCGTTTCCGACCGAGACGGTCTACGGATTGGGTGCGGATGCGACCGACGGGCAGGCCGTGGCAAAGATCTATGCGGCCAAAGGGCGACCCAGTTTCAACCCGCTTATCGTCCATCTGCCGGACGCCGAGGAGGCCGAGGCGCTGGTGACGATGGGCCCCGAGGCGCGGGCGCTGGCGGCGGCCTTTTGGCCCGGACCGCTGACCCTCGTCTTGCCGCTGCGACCGGGGGCGGGGGTGGCGTCTCTGGTGACGGCGGGGCTGGACACCGTGGCGCTGCGCGTGCCCGCCGCGCCGTTGGCGCGGGACCTGCTGCGCGCAGTGGGGCGGCCCGTGGCGGCGCCGTCGGCCAATCTTTCGGGGCGGATCAGCGCGACGCGCGCGGACCATGTGATCGACGGGTTGTCGGGTCGTATCGATGCGGTTCTCGATGGTGGGGCCTGTGACGTCGGGCTGGAATCGACGATTCTGCGCCCGGACCCGGCGGTTCTGCTGCGCGAAGGCGGGCTGCCCGCCGAGAGGATCGAGGCCATCCTGGGGTACCCCCTAACGCGTGACGTCACGCCGGGGCGCGTCCAGGCACCGGGTCAGCTTGCGTCGCATTACGCGCCGGGCGCGCCGGTGCGCCTGGACATCAGCCACCGCGCACCGGACGCCGTGTTGATCGGGTTCGGCCCGGTCGCGGGCGACCTGTCTCTGTCCCCGGATGGCGACCTGACCGAGGCGGCGGCGAGCCTGTTTGACGCCCTGCACCGTGCCGATGCGCTGGCCCGCGCGCGCGGGCACCATCGTATCGACGTGGCACCGATCCCCGATCGGGGTCTTGGACGGGCGATCAACGACCGCCTGCGCCGGGCTGCCGCGCCACGGCCCTGA
- a CDS encoding protein-disulfide reductase DsbD domain-containing protein: MILQFCLRLAAIAALAGALVLATGQLAMAQAGPEDMSDVISVEVLPGWRAADGTHVAALRVSLRPGWRTYWRTAGSGGIAPQFDWSRSGNVAQVAAAWPTPQIFRQGDYISIGYTEGFVLPLIVTPTDQGRAMDLQGDLNLGVCAEICLPAQLAVGAALPDVGQPDASIHAAMLDRPRRLSTDAHCTVVASKDGAILSGVLDLPFLGGTEAVVFELDDQDLWVTDATVERDGDQLRATSELMATTGGAVDLDTGNVRMTVIGASGAVELRGCL; this comes from the coding sequence ATGATCCTCCAATTCTGTTTGCGTCTTGCCGCAATCGCTGCCCTTGCCGGCGCGCTGGTTTTGGCCACCGGTCAGCTTGCCATGGCCCAGGCCGGCCCGGAGGACATGAGCGACGTCATCTCGGTCGAGGTTCTGCCCGGTTGGCGAGCGGCGGACGGCACCCATGTCGCGGCGCTGCGCGTGTCGCTGCGCCCCGGTTGGCGGACCTATTGGCGGACCGCAGGCTCTGGCGGGATTGCCCCGCAGTTCGATTGGAGCCGTTCCGGCAACGTGGCCCAGGTTGCCGCCGCCTGGCCCACACCCCAGATTTTCCGCCAAGGGGATTACATCTCCATCGGGTATACCGAAGGTTTCGTCCTGCCGTTGATCGTGACCCCGACGGACCAGGGCCGCGCCATGGACCTGCAGGGCGATTTGAACCTGGGTGTCTGCGCCGAGATCTGCCTGCCCGCGCAACTGGCGGTCGGGGCGGCCTTGCCGGACGTGGGACAGCCCGACGCCTCTATCCATGCTGCAATGCTGGATCGGCCCCGCCGGCTGTCGACCGATGCCCATTGTACCGTCGTGGCCAGCAAGGATGGCGCGATCTTGTCGGGTGTCCTGGATCTGCCGTTCCTTGGCGGGACAGAGGCCGTGGTGTTCGAGCTGGATGACCAGGATCTTTGGGTCACGGATGCCACCGTGGAACGAGATGGCGATCAGCTGCGCGCCACCTCGGAGTTGATGGCAACGACCGGTGGGGCGGTCGATCTGGATACGGGAAACGTGCGCATGACGGTGATCGGCGCGTCCGGTGCGGTCGAGCTGCGTGGGTGTCTGTAA